The window TTGATGGCACTATGGAATGTAAGATAGACATTATATAGCTCAGTTATTAAAGAAGCACTCATTGAGGTAGGAGTTTAGAATGTTTTACAACTCATAACTGATAATGCTTCTATATGTAAATTTGCTAGTTGTTGGTTGCTCATATATTTTGAACTCCTTGTGTTATGCACACTTCGAATTTAGCCTTGAAAAATATGTGCTACAAAGAACATAGAGAAAATGAAATTACAGATGTTGAATGATGTCtcatttatagtatttttatcatGAACCATTCAATGAGATATGTCATCTTTAATGTGCACGTGATACTAAAACTTCTTCCCATTGCTAAGACATGATTTGCATCGATCATAGAGATGTTGAAAAGGTTCAAACTACAGAACAAACTTTGCAAGAAATGGTGTTTAGCCAATAGTAGAACACTTAAAAGAGAGGATCAATATAAAATTGCAACTATAAAGGCTTCATCCTAGATGATTTATGGTGGGAAAAAATTGACTACATAATTAATTCATAGCTCCAATCTACGATATGCCTCTAAGTGCAACATTGATGCTCTCACTCTTCATTTGTTATATGATATGTGGTACATTGATAGGAAAGGAAACATCACCTATTTATAGGcatcaaagaaagaaaagatagaagTATCCAACATTTTACAAATTGTTTATTGCATACACTTTGATAGATGAACTAAGAGCAATACCCCACTCCATTGTATGGATCATTCTAAACCAAATTAAGCTTCtagttaattaaattattaaattttagtgtGCGTGTCTGTAtgtgtgtgtgtctatatatatatatatatacattcatTTTAATTTGCATGGATATTATAATGCTATAATGCAAAGTGGTTTCAAGGAGTTCCACATAGAGTTGCCCCTCATCAAAATGAATAGGTCTCTACAGAGAGGAACAAGTGTAAGGAAAAAAGTTGCTACTAAATTCTCTCAGGGATCTCGTATGTATTTTCCAACTTTGGTTCAATTGGAGATAGATGGGAATTAGACTCAATATTTTGGTGGTGAACTATGGATCTATTGCCCCTCTTCAAAAGCTAGGACCGAAGCTTCTTATGCAACCGAGTTTTTCTTATGCTTAAACGAATTGGATCACATATTCATTCCAAAAGGAGATTAATTAAATGCCTAAGATTGGGTATATACTAATCTTCGACTCCTATCAAGGAGAAGTGAAAACTATATACAAAGAGCTTCCAATATGTGGGACATTATAATGGATGATAGCAGTTTTGACCTTTGCAAAATTTCAAATTCATTGGATTGACCTTGAAGCTATAGTGTTCGTAGATGACAAAGTTGGAGAAGACGAGATTGCTATTTTTAATAATTGCACCTATTTATGCAAATATATCTATATCAATTATATGTCATTTTTTAGCATACATATTATTATATGTTGTATCTGTGCTTCCAGGGTTCTAATTTACATGTTTATTAATTATTGCTGAAAACAGAAGTTTTCATTATCCGCCTTGTGTATCAACTAATTCTTGAGCTATACTCCATAATGGCTAATTTCACTATTTCAATGaagtaatattttatataaaatcaaaaataaaaagaaagaaaaaataaaaaagagggaGGAGAGAATCTTACACAATAAGATATCACTAGCAATGATCAGATCCCAGTCAGGATCAGTATTTGGAAACTTTTCTCCCCAAGTATCTATAAACACAAGCAAATTAGTATTTCTTTAAGAGCAACTAAAATGAGTATTAAATGGTATGCCAAAaaacttgtgaaaaaaaaatcagatttgACAATGACCCAGAAATTTTAATTAACATAGTATATACAGGTTCTCACTTCTAAAGATGGAAAGAACGGAATTTCAAGTGCTTTCAGGTTTGATGATCAAGAAAACATATCATCCACATGAAGGAGATGGCAAGAGGTAACAAGCACGTTTTGATCTCTCTTCATATGGATCAAGTTATGCTAACTACATGGTGATAAAGATTGCATAACAGATACTTGTTTATCACACTTAAGAACCTAAACTACAATTGATAGGAGAACTAAATGAAATCCTTCTCGGTAGCTAAAAACTAAAGATGACTCACGCTTTATGTGTGGAATGACAGGTATTTCATTTGACCTGCAATTGTGAGCTATGTTATCCTCTATTTCTTGATCAGCATAGTCTGAAGTGGTAATATCAAGATTATACATTTTTCGGAGAAATATAGCCAAAGCACCTGTGCCACTAAAATTCAATAGAAAAGCAACATGAGCCCCAAAAGAAGGATGATAATCACAAGCTCTTTAGTGTATAATTTGTTTCATAAATTTAATCCCCAGACCCCAACAAGGAACATACCTCTGTCATTATGATCATAGAATTACATTTCCATAATGATGGCAGTAAATCATCttattagaaaagaaaatagtacAACCAAGAGTGATTATGGACAAATGTAGAGATTATTGCTAACATAACAAGATCAAGTCAAGACCACTTGACAATGAACATTTTGAGCAAGATTTCTACACGTTGAGTATAACTACAGCATTAAACAAATAAGTAAATCCAAGTAATTGAACTACCTTCCCAACTCGATGGCACGACGTCCTTCAATGCATGATCTGTTCTGAACTAGCCATTCTGCAAATGCAAATGTCCCTGGCCAGAGTAAATTTGCATTCAGTTGATGAAAGGAAAATTCTCGGACAACCAACTCCTGGATAAAAGTTAAAGCACCTCAGACCAGCACAATGCAAGCTAATGCTAACAAAATAGTTACAGTTAACGTGGTGACAGAAATATTACATTTGCCGTATTCCTTTTGTAACAAAATTCTAGAAACATAATATTGCAAGCATGTAATGGTAACTTTTGACAGTTGACATTACAGTTGCCTAATTCAGGAGACTAGAACTTCGTAACACATAGAAACCTAATCATGACAACTTTTACTAACCTTTTCCCATCCCAAGTTCCCAACCAAGAACATCTAATCTCTCTCAAACACTAGGCCAACTAGCCTGAAAAAAAAAGTACAACAATGTGACACTGAGATTATCCAAGTAAACAGTGGCTCTTTCCAAGATTACGAAGACCTGACATGGTTACATCATCCTGATTTCCTGTTAACTGAGCATCGAGATTCACCAGATATAAACATTTTCATCTTTTGCACAGTATAACACTTCATTCTCAATTTACACCCTTCCAACACACATCAAGCTGAATTCCAACTTTCCATTAAAGCAATTCTTCCTCATTACCATGGCAAGGTCATAGCATTTTTTGGTGTAACCATTAATATTGAAATTCCATTAGGCTTACAAAACTCTCCTAGCGGTTAGCATAGTCAATTTCATTGAGAATACTCAAACCTAAGATCTTATTTAAAACTGTCATGTGCTGAATCAAGTGGACTAAGCCAACACTAGTATTAATTAGAATGTGATAGCTGCTCTAGCAACAAGAAACTCAAAGTAACCAAAGCAATTTTGAAGGGCTTTGCTAGACAgtgccctaaaccctaaaacactgGTTAAACATTCCCAGAGAAGAAAAGTTTCATACTTATACCTTACCATTCCAGGAAACTGGTGCTTCCTCTCAACGTAGGTTTCCTGAGTCTCTGATATTGCTTCCTCCCCTGCATTCAGGAAAAACATAATACTCGATTAGGGAGTGCAATGCAATTGTCACGGAAATTGACGGGTGAGAGAGAGAGTACGAGTAGCAGTGTGATCATCTTCTTCGGAGAAGAGTGACGATGGAGAGAAGAGAGCAATTTCCATTTGTTTGTTTGTTGCCAACGCCGATCGGTGAGTGGTACAGTTAGCACCAACACATAGGTATCATAGCTAggcaggatttttttttttttttttttggtgaactagCTAGGCAGGATTTAGATTTCAcctttatgtttttcttttctttattacaaCATCATACAATACAAATaggtgttttttattttaaaataaattaattataataattaccgaAAAATATCTCTCTTTTATTTCCTTCAAAATGAGATAATTTTACATGTATCTCTTTTACCGTGTAAATAAGATAAGACAGGTGAACGCGATACATGTATATCTGATTTATCGGTTTaccgtgtaaacgagatatacatatgtattttttttaaatttaaaaataataaaaaataataataatatcaataatttaaaattttagcaggcaattagtacataaaaaataGCTAGGAGAGATTAAAATGGATAAGTTTGATTAATTAGGGTGTGTTTGAAAACCCGTTAAAAAGGAAGAAGCACGTTTAAATTTCTTGAAAGCTTCAACTTTTggtttgacaaattttttttctctttgaacACAGAAGTGATTTTGCTCCCAAAACCACGTTTACAATAAGCAACTATCTTTACCTTCTGCGTCTTTTTCTGCGTCTTTTTAACGGACTTTTGGACATAGATACTAatcatttatttactttttaccaattttatcctttattcttaacatgtattttttaaataaatttataaataatatatattatttattaaaataaaaatattttaaatacttcgtataattaaaataagatattgaaaacaattaaaaattaatttatgttttaatatctataaaatattaaaatttcattATCATTTTCTAAAAAGTActtcatattttttatatattttatgtgtcctcgtgtcttataagattttaaaattcgtatGTTGGCATGTCTTTTGTCGTATCATGTCCTGTGTTTATGTCAGTGTTGGTGCATCACAACTTCAAACTGAGAGATTGGGCCTAAATGTGAGGTCGAGACTCCTTTTGGGTGCTGATGAGAACGTCTCTGTGGAAGAAGTGGTGCCGCCATCCGACTTTTGTATGAAGTGGTTCCTTTGATAGTGGATAATTGTTCTTTTTTATAAGGAAGGTTGTTTAGATATCTCTTctagattaataaaaaatattgtaggaattagttACTTATTTAAACAAGCTCATGTCGCTGTATTCCATCTCTGTGAAGTCGGGTAGATAGTAATGTAAATCTAAACATTGATATTTGTAGAGTGTTAGTTGAGCGTTATTTATTTTGAATCTGGCTAAGTTGTGGACCAACGTATGTCGAGACACCATTAACACCTGTTCGATAGATTTTCGAAGCAAAAGGTTTATGAGTTGTTCAGATGTCACATGTTATCTCTCCAACCATGAGCTCTATGTCTGAGATGTGAATAAAGGGCAAAACATATGAGAGATGACCATTGGACAGCCACTTATCATACGAAAATAACTAGTAAAAATCATGCATGCTCCACTTGAAACTATCCCTGAGCTTAGATGCCTTAGTTATACTTCGCTAGCTAGATATTAGAAGCATAAACTCACACTTCATTGACTAACTACATTTAGCTTGAAAGATACTTTCCAACATGATAGGAACCTATAATTTTTTCAATTGATGGAAAAGTTGCAAGCTCAACTTGCCAAAAAGATATATATCTTAACACAGTAAGAGTCCCTTATACCTAAACTACTCAATCCTCcagttaaaaaaattaagaacacgTTCGTCAATCTTGTTGtacaaagaaattgaaaaaatgaCATTGATTTGATAAGGCAAAACTTTCCTACTTTATTCAAGAGTCATCTTTTCAATTCACTAATATATTCTTGATCTTATTCAGAACATTATTGAAAGATTTCCTACTGATTTTGGAACGATTGAGTGATCCGAAGTATTTAACTATATCTTGAGTAAAACAAATGCTAGAAACACCTATAAATAAATCATTCCTCTTGTTCGAAACATTTTTAGAACAAAACATCCTAAACTTGTGGGCATTCGCCTTCGTACCTAAGTCCCTGCAAAAAGTGTCCAGCACACTCATAATCAATTGGAGTcgagattttttttttactttatagaagagaataaaattattaacaaatatcAAGTGAGTAATCCGATGACCCCTCTAAAGACAACAACTGGTTCCTTACAAACCATCCTCTACTTTCTTAGCTATGAAGCATGCAAGTTTCCCCATGCAgagcacaaaaaggtaaagagACATTGGATCCTTTTGCCTAAAACCTCTATAAAGAGCAAAGTTGTTCAATTTATTGCTATTTTTCTGAGCACCAAAAGAGAAGATGATCAAATACAATTCATAACCAAGATGATAATGTGCATTGGAAAGCCAAAACATCCAATAGTATGTTTAAGAAATCTCCAATCAACTttgttataattttcttttaattctatCTTAAAAGCAAGGACTCTATTACGAGATTTGGCCCGTTTCATAAAGTGTAGCATCTCTTAAGTTATGATAATGTTATTAGGAGTTTCTCTACCATGaataaaatcatattttattCGACCAAAAATATCACAAAAAAACGGGATCAAACAATTGACAAGCATATTAATAACAATCTTGTAAATGACATTACATAAATTAAAGTGTCGAAACTCTCATCACTACTTTCACCACTACAATTATCATTATCACCACCAACTTTCCATGCTCTCAACAAGAACAACACAAAAGGTGGTTCACTCACGCTCAatacttttataaaatttatacaaatatataaaaataaaatttcaatcaaaatgactttttgaaaaataaataaacaaatgcaCTTCATATGTAATTAACATAGGCTACATTAGatcaattttaaaagttattgatGGGAGTTAGGTTGATTTATCTTTATGATAAGAAATATCTTTAGTCCCACAATTAAACcctttataattaaaaaaaaaattagatgattAATCACATAAACAACTTATCAATTTACTAACTCAAAAACCAttgttttttttatagaaaaaccATTGTCTTTTTTGTCTTTGGATTGTGATGTTACACTAAGGTCCATGAAACAAACCTAACAATAACATGTGCAAAAGgatgaacttttttttttaatattgggccGAAAGTAATGTATCTCTCCAAAATGTCCCACGAGGCATGTTTAACATCGTTGTGAGAGGTGGTACCAGAAAATCTGAAAATGTTGACGTCGATCATAGAAAAATGGCATTGTCATTTTGTGCAAAACGTCGTTAACATTTTGTCCTACATGGCTAACATGTGTACACTCTCTCCCTTACTATAGCTTAACCTGAAACTAGCTACATCTTcccttatttcttcttcttcattggcTCCCCATTCTCCTAAAATCACTTTTACAAAGTTGAAACCCCTCATCTCACAACAACTAAGAACAAAAGGGCAGCTACTTTACATTAAATACACACAAGTATTGTagttcttgtttattattgttgatAGTAGAtagttattgtaatttttttaagctaaaagtggtaaaaaaaaaatattttataacttattaatattattttgttgttgattattatttattaaatagttCTTAGTTGATTAGGACTAGCTAAAAAATTGGATTTATTGTTGTAGATGTAGAAATAGTACTGGTGTTTAGTCTTAGTTAGTTGTTgttagtatatattattaattaaatgttagtatgttttagtaattttagtttgattttaaaattttttaaaaattagaattatttaatagttcttagtatatatttttttattgatttaacttttatgttaaaaaattattaaaatatattatatttgattattatttatgattagtATTtacttttagaaatttttttattttacataaatattagaagtttttattattattaatttatattcttagttattttagttttatttgaaatatttaataataaaactaaattattattaattgttagtacatatttttaggattttgtcttgtattttaattatttattaaaaaaatataattactataaataatttttagcatatatttttactaattttagttttatttggatatttattaaaaaaatagaattattattattatttattaatgcttaggatatatttttaataaattatcatttattttaaatatttaattgaaaaataacaatattattaattattagcaTATGTTGTTAACTAAGTTTAGTTTTAacttaaatatttgttaaaaaattattagagtaaaagacaaataggtcaaTGAATTTTTTAAACGCGGACATTTTAGTCATTCAGGATTGGAAAATACATTTCGATCCCTCACCATGTAAAATGCGTGACAATTATGCCATTCCGTCGAATTGGTGCTCGAAACGGTAACAGAGATTGCTGACGTGGAGGGGTGCTGAGTGATGTGTCCGTTTTGGTTGCTGAAGTGGATGGGGAACAAATTGTTGGAGGACAATTTGGTCCTGATGCTCCAAAACGACAACATATGCATCCCCCACCTTATTTCAACCTTCGTAATCCCCATAACACCCAAAAGTCACTCCATATATTACAGAAAATCCTATCAGAACACAAACGCCATTCTCCCTCCAAAAAAAGAACGACTTCCTCCAGTTGAAAGTGGTGGTGTGCTCGGTGGACGTGGTGGTTGTTGAAAGTTACGACAAGCTTCGTGTTGAGAGGAAGTTGCCATCATCTGCAGAGGTAAGGGTAATAATCAAGACTATGTATGTTGTTTAACTGTTTGTGACAATATAATGCATGGGGTTGTGATATGGGGtgattgcatgttttttttttcggtaaaagaatgagaaaaagctatgtggagttaattgatttcaaaattttgggcACTTGATCTAGGGTTTAATCTCCGATTTATGTACTTGTGGATAATGCAGATGGATGATATGTATGTGGTACCTGTTTTTTTTTATCACGGAGGCCATTTTGGTAGAAAACCGAGTGGAACTCTTGAGTATATTGGTGGGAAAGTTGAAAATTTTCTGAAGATGGACTTAGACTTTGTGAATTTTGGAGATTTGGTTACACTATTCAAGGGTCTGGGATATGCATCATATAGGGCAGTGTATTGGTTTGACTCAACAAGCAGTGATCTTGAGGCTGGACTGCCCTGAGAGGAGATACAGGGATCAATGAACTTCGAGAGAACAAGCTCAAGAATTCAACCACTGATGAATTTTACATATACTTCGACTATCCCGTTGATAAGCCACAGATAGTGGAAGAACATGCTGCAGCAGAAAAGGGGGCGGAAGAATTTGATGATCCTATTGATGTTGACATCATCATGAGGGAGCTTCAATCATCACCATCTACAGAAGATAATGGGCATAAAAGTGGGGAGGATGAACTGTATAAACCTCCTCCGGCTGGCTCGGAAACTATTCCAGATGAGGATCATTCCAGTGTTGATGAGAAAGATGATGGGAAGAGGAAAAAAAGAATTCTGAAAGGAAAGGACAAGGTTCTACCAAAAAAAAAGGCAGTGTGAAAGAAGGGACATGGGTAGAGTCAAGTGGAGGTAAAAAAAGAGGTGGATTAAGGAGTGCAAGTGGGAGTGCTGCCAAAGGTGATGGGCCTACTGTGAAGACCAAAAGAACTAGGCCCACTGCCAAGCCCAAAGGAACTGGGCCTAATGTGAAGGCCCAAAGAACTAGGCCTGCTAGATTTGCTAAGGAAGTTGTGCCTAATGTGCAACTAATGATAGGCCTTTAATCGGCCTCTATGTAAATGAAGAGGATTCAGATGATGATGAACCCATTTATGAGTATGATAAGAGGATCTTCACACACCAGTGTCGTCAGAGGATGAGGGAAACAAACATGACTTTCCAGTGTTCAATGATAATTATGGGTTTAGAGAGGGTAGATTTGAGATTGGAACCAAGTTTGCAACCATTGATGGATTCAAAGAAGTGGCTAGAGATATGTTCATATCTGAAGGCAGGAAACTTCTTTGGATAAAAAATGATAAGGAAAGGGTGAGAGTTGGATGCAGGGGTGAAGATTGTCCATGGCTGACACATTTATCATACAACAAGACTCTCTTATGATTCCAAGTAAAGACTTACAAGCCAGAGCATACCTGTGCAAGAGACTTGGGTAGTAATGCTGCTGATCAACACTGGATCAGTAAGAAAGTGGAGAAGAGAATGGAAAGCCAACCTCATATGGCAACTAATGAGGCAATTGACTTTCTTAGAGAAGAGTTTAACCTGGTGGTGCATTCGAAGATGGTTTACAGAGCAGTGAAAGAGTCCAAAGAGAGAATAATGGGAAATAAAAAAGAACAGTATGGGAAACTCAGGGACTATGGCATGGAGATAATTAAGAGTAATCCGGGTTCGACAGCAAGAGTTGATGTGAAGCCTATTCCATAATCCCTCCCTGTGTTTGACAAAATATATATCTGCTTCGAGGGCTATAAGCAACGCTTTAAGAGTGGATGTAGGTCTTTCATCCATCTAGATGGAGCTTTTCTAAAGACATACCACGGAGGCCAACTACTTTCAGCAATTGCACAGGATGCGAACAACCAATTCTATGTAGTGGCATATGGTGTTGCAAGATCGGAGACTAAGAAATCATGGTAATGGTTCCTCACATTGCTTCAGGAAGATTTGGGTGATGCCAATCAATACGGTTGGAACTTTATGTCTGACTAGCAAAAGGTCAGACTTTTACATAGTTTATTTAGATAGATTATGCTAGTAATAAGTGATTAGCATGTTTGCACGACTCTGTTTAAA is drawn from Arachis hypogaea cultivar Tifrunner chromosome 12, arahy.Tifrunner.gnm2.J5K5, whole genome shotgun sequence and contains these coding sequences:
- the LOC112727986 gene encoding uncharacterized protein isoform X1, with protein sequence MEIALFSPSSLFSEEDDHTATREEAISETQETYVERKHQFPGMELVVREFSFHQLNANLLWPGTFAFAEWLVQNRSCIEGRRAIELGSGTGALAIFLRKMYNLDITTSDYADQEIEDNIAHNCRSNEIPVIPHIKHTWGEKFPNTDPDWDLIIASDILLYVKQYANLIQTISFLLKCYKPRDRKVVPPPENDAGGIVLPWPAFLMSWRRRIGKEDEQLFFNGCEKAGLDVQHLGSRVYCIKPIDNDG
- the LOC112727986 gene encoding uncharacterized protein isoform X2, with the protein product MEIALFSPSSLFSEEDDHTATREEAISETQETYVERKHQFPGMELVVREFSFHQLNANLLWPGTFAFAEWLVQNRSCIEGRRAIELGSGTGALAIFLRKMYNLDITTSDYADQEIEDNIAHNCRSNEIPVIPHIKHTWGEKFPNTDPDWDLIIASDILLYVKQYANLIQTISFLLKCYKPRDRKVVPPPENDGGIVLPWPAFLMSWRRRIGKEDEQLFFNGCEKAGLDVQHLGSRVYCIKPIDNDG